The following proteins are co-located in the Eubalaena glacialis isolate mEubGla1 chromosome 14, mEubGla1.1.hap2.+ XY, whole genome shotgun sequence genome:
- the LOC133105290 gene encoding ATP synthase F(0) complex subunit C1, mitochondrial-like, translating to MQTTGALLIPPALNRSCTRGLIRPGSASFLRRPEIPSEQPSYSSVPLQVARREFQTSVVSQDTDTAAKFIGAAATTAGVVGSGAGIETAFGSLIIDYAKNPSLKQQLFSYAILGFALSEATWLFYLMVAFLINFAM from the coding sequence ATGCAGACCACCGGGGCACTACTCATTCCTCCTGCTCTGAACCGCTCTTGTACCAGGGGCCTGATCAGGCCTGGGTCTGCCTCCTTCCTGAGGAGGCCAGAGATCCCATCTGAACAGCCTTCCTACAGCAGTGTCCCACTTCAGGTGGCCAGGCGGGAGTTCCAGACCAGTGTGGTCTCCCAGGACACTGACACAGCGGCCAAGTTTATTGGCGCTGCGGCCACCACAGCTGGTGTGGTTGGTTCAGGGGCCGGTATTGAAACAGCGTTTGGCAGCTTGATCATTGACTATGCCAAGAACCCGTCTCTGAAGCAGCAGCTCTTCTCCTATGCCATTCTGGGCTTTGCCCTATCTGAGGCTACGTGGCTCTTCTATCTGATGGTCGCCTTCCTCATCAATTTTGCCATGTGA